The genomic segment GGCGCGGTCGACGGGACTGATCGCGCCCTACGAGGGCTCGGTGAACGGGCCGGAGCCCGCGGCGCTCTCGACGACCCGCTTGAGGTTGGCGAGGTCGGCGCTGACCGCCGCGATGTCCCGCTCGAACTCGGCGTCGGTCATCCCGGGCAGCCGCCGCACCGTGAAGATCACCTCGCAGCCGTCGCCGTCGGCGACGGCCCGCAACGGTACGTACACCGTCTCGCCGGTCGGGGTCAGCACCTCGTGGTCGAGCACGCCGTACTCGTTGGTCGGGGCGAACGTCACCCGGGCCCGCCCGCCGGGCGTGTCGACGAACCAGCCGTCGGCGGTCCGCTCCACCGAGCTGCCGAGGCCGGGCGCCCAGCGGGGTAGGTTCGCCGGCTCCGAGGCGAAGGCGTAGACCTCGTCGACCGGACGATCGACATGCACGCTCAGGTGCCGGGACTCGGTACTCATCGGTGCATGATCCCACCCCGGCCCGCCGCCGGCGTTTGACAGCAGTAGCGCTCAGATCATCGGTGCGGTCGGGGTGCGGGATCGGGTGGCGGTGTGATCCTGCTCGGGATCGGTGCCTGATGCCAACGGGCGGCGGGGTTCGCCTAGACTTCGCCGGGTGGTGGTGGTACGGACGGCGGTCAGGTCGGACGTGGCGGCGCTCGCGGAGCTGCGCGGCATCGACGGGGACGCGGTTGCCGGGTTCGCGGACTGGGTGGCCGCCCACCCGGAGACGCATCTGCCGTTCGTCGCCGAGGTCGACGGGCGGGTGGTCGGGGCGGCCTGGCTCCTCATCGCGGAACGGGTGCCCAGCGGCGAGTCGTCGCGCCGCTGCTTCGGGGACGTCCAGTCGGTGGCGGTCCGCGAGGAGTACCGCGACCGCGGCATCGGCG from the Solwaraspora sp. WMMD1047 genome contains:
- a CDS encoding SRPBCC family protein; protein product: MSTESRHLSVHVDRPVDEVYAFASEPANLPRWAPGLGSSVERTADGWFVDTPGGRARVTFAPTNEYGVLDHEVLTPTGETVYVPLRAVADGDGCEVIFTVRRLPGMTDAEFERDIAAVSADLANLKRVVESAAGSGPFTEPS
- a CDS encoding GNAT family N-acetyltransferase, whose amino-acid sequence is MVVVRTAVRSDVAALAELRGIDGDAVAGFADWVAAHPETHLPFVAEVDGRVVGAAWLLIAERVPSGESSRRCFGDVQSVAVREEYRDRGIGGALMAAILAEARARGLLHVTVHSGRRAVDFYLRNGFSQDRQLLLWKPTTS